The following coding sequences lie in one Mycobacterium sp. Z3061 genomic window:
- a CDS encoding GAF and ANTAR domain-containing protein — protein MGTPPSSADDLAHLLGAMAVELEGQGDPETVLQEIVRSSVQIVPGARWAGISLIAGDRVESRAPTDRIVAHLDQLQSELDEGPCLSVMREQHTIRIDDLATDNRWPRFADAATHCGVRSLLSFRLFVHRGSLGALNLYGGEAGVFDDESILIGEVLAQHASVALARLNAEARFQRSLDSRDVIGQAKGLLMQRNGVDGLHAFRMLLKVSQETHTKLVDVARRLVSLQESGLSQAG, from the coding sequence ATGGGCACACCGCCTTCTTCAGCGGATGACCTGGCGCATCTGCTCGGCGCCATGGCAGTGGAGCTCGAGGGTCAGGGTGACCCCGAGACGGTGTTGCAGGAGATCGTCCGCAGTTCCGTGCAGATCGTGCCGGGTGCACGCTGGGCGGGGATATCTCTGATCGCAGGAGACCGGGTCGAGTCACGAGCTCCCACCGATCGGATCGTGGCGCACTTGGATCAGCTGCAGTCCGAGCTCGACGAGGGACCATGTCTGAGCGTGATGCGGGAACAGCACACGATCAGGATCGACGACCTGGCCACCGACAATCGGTGGCCACGCTTTGCCGACGCAGCCACGCACTGCGGTGTGCGAAGCCTGCTGTCGTTCCGGCTCTTCGTCCACCGCGGCAGTCTGGGCGCGCTCAATCTCTACGGCGGTGAGGCCGGAGTCTTCGACGACGAGTCGATCCTCATCGGTGAGGTGCTGGCCCAACACGCGTCGGTCGCGCTCGCCAGGCTCAATGCCGAAGCCCGGTTCCAACGGTCGCTGGACAGCCGGGATGTCATCGGGCAGGCCAAAGGTCTGTTGATGCAGCGCAACGGCGTCGACGGGCTGCACGCGTTCCGGATGCTGCTGAAGGTGTCGCAGGAAACCCACACGAAATTGGTCGACGTAGCGCGGCGGCTGGTGAGCCTGCAGGAGTCGGGGCTTTCTCAGGCCGGGTAG
- a CDS encoding thioesterase family protein has translation MTIQEPAAFFTVDGDCYLPGPMTRGPWGAAMGGQIVGGLLGWGIEQSGFDPEFQPARLTVDLLRPALLEPVRILTSVQREGRRIRLVDGALVQNGRTVARASALFLRRSEHPEGEVWSDSVQMPPLPSDTAGFPPDMPFLIWGYGATAEGSPGIAAGEWEQSHSRKFAWTRLFRPMVQGYPLTPFTRLAFVGDVTSSLTHWGTGGLRYINADYTVTASRLPDGEYVGLAAQSHHGSGGVATGSATLFDRLGPIGTSSALALGQPADAFQPLHT, from the coding sequence GTGACGATCCAGGAGCCTGCTGCGTTTTTCACCGTCGACGGTGATTGCTACCTGCCCGGACCGATGACCCGGGGACCATGGGGCGCAGCCATGGGTGGCCAGATTGTCGGCGGCCTGTTGGGTTGGGGGATCGAGCAGTCCGGCTTTGACCCGGAGTTTCAGCCCGCCCGCCTGACCGTCGACCTGTTGCGGCCGGCTCTGCTGGAGCCGGTGCGGATACTGACGTCGGTGCAGCGGGAGGGCCGGCGCATCAGACTCGTCGATGGCGCACTGGTACAGAACGGACGCACGGTCGCGCGGGCGAGCGCGTTGTTCTTGCGCCGAAGTGAGCATCCCGAGGGCGAGGTGTGGTCAGACTCGGTGCAGATGCCACCGCTTCCGTCCGACACTGCGGGGTTCCCGCCCGACATGCCCTTCCTCATCTGGGGTTACGGGGCCACTGCCGAGGGCAGCCCGGGTATCGCGGCCGGCGAGTGGGAGCAGTCGCACTCCCGGAAGTTCGCTTGGACGAGGCTGTTTCGGCCGATGGTGCAGGGATATCCGTTGACGCCGTTCACCCGCCTGGCCTTCGTCGGTGACGTGACCAGCTCATTGACTCATTGGGGCACTGGCGGATTGCGCTACATCAACGCCGATTACACCGTCACCGCGAGCCGGCTACCGGACGGTGAGTACGTAGGTCTGGCCGCCCAGAGTCATCACGGCTCGGGCGGGGTCGCTACCGGCAGCGCCACGCTGTTCGATCGGCTCGGGCCGATCGGCACCAGTTCGGCACTGGCACTGGGGCAGCCGGCGGATGCGTTTCAGCCGTTGCACACCTGA
- a CDS encoding nitroreductase family deazaflavin-dependent oxidoreductase, protein MTTYTKPRVRDAVRHFNKHVLNPAMMTLAGRRYWYASVIKHTGRKSGDHYATPVVAVPIPDGFVVPLPYGPDVDWLRNVRAAGSATIRSKGQTYHVVRPHVVDASTVEPLLPADRRRVFHAFNVDSYAKFALA, encoded by the coding sequence ATGACCACCTACACCAAGCCGCGCGTTCGAGACGCGGTCCGACACTTCAACAAGCACGTGCTCAACCCCGCCATGATGACCCTGGCGGGCCGCCGCTACTGGTACGCCTCGGTGATCAAGCACACCGGGCGGAAATCGGGGGACCATTACGCCACCCCGGTCGTCGCCGTCCCGATTCCCGACGGCTTCGTCGTGCCCCTGCCCTACGGTCCGGACGTCGACTGGCTGCGCAACGTGCGTGCCGCCGGATCCGCGACGATCAGATCCAAGGGGCAGACCTACCACGTGGTGCGGCCGCACGTCGTCGACGCGTCCACTGTCGAGCCACTGCTTCCCGCTGACCGGCGCCGGGTGTTTCATGCCTTCAACGTCGACAGCTACGCCAAATTCGCCCTGGCCTGA
- a CDS encoding class I adenylate-forming enzyme family protein, which produces MPEVVEISRSTNPFPRTAVHPDKHGVPHYDGLPATLLDMLGEQVTARPDSEAVVELGSDRLTYRELWDRASRVAGGLRADGLKQGDRVALRYPAGINWVLAFWGTVMAGGIAVAVNTRSAQPEVDFVLSDAGVRIDLDAATALPDGQPYIADHLGPKDVAALFYTSGTTGHPKGVPTTHEAFVTNTENGIRCLAQPRDIGEELRTLISVPLFHVTGCNTQLLPALRLGGAAVIMPTLNLDELVATLTAERISVMVTVPAIYALLLRHKDFAAADVSGVRWVGYGGAPIAPTLVRSVKKAFPQAAVSNGYGMTETASLMTMLPDAEAIEHADSVGYAVPSVDLGVIPSETGQLVGELVTRGANITAGYWNRPQATSSTIVDGWLHTGDVVRVDDAGRVHIIDRLKDIINRGGENISSVEVEAALLAAPSVADACVLAVPDDVMGEKVGAVLFGEQVDVPAVLEHCREQLADYKVPQYVSVVTTPLPRNAGGKLLKAKLREQVQWGSALR; this is translated from the coding sequence ATGCCTGAAGTAGTGGAGATTTCGCGCAGTACCAACCCATTCCCGCGCACCGCCGTTCACCCGGACAAACACGGCGTCCCACACTACGACGGCCTGCCCGCCACCTTGCTCGACATGCTCGGCGAGCAGGTCACCGCCCGGCCGGACAGCGAAGCCGTGGTCGAGCTGGGCTCGGATCGGCTGACCTACCGTGAACTCTGGGACCGCGCATCGCGTGTCGCCGGCGGTCTACGCGCCGACGGCCTGAAACAGGGGGACCGCGTCGCCCTGCGTTACCCCGCGGGAATCAACTGGGTACTGGCTTTCTGGGGCACGGTGATGGCCGGAGGCATTGCGGTCGCAGTGAACACGCGATCAGCGCAGCCGGAGGTCGACTTCGTGCTATCCGACGCCGGGGTGCGTATCGACCTTGACGCGGCCACTGCGCTGCCGGACGGTCAGCCGTACATCGCCGACCATCTCGGCCCGAAAGACGTTGCCGCGCTGTTCTATACGTCCGGCACCACCGGGCACCCCAAGGGGGTGCCGACCACGCATGAAGCCTTCGTGACCAATACGGAGAACGGGATTCGCTGTCTGGCGCAGCCGCGCGACATCGGTGAGGAACTGCGCACGCTGATCTCGGTGCCGCTGTTTCACGTGACCGGTTGCAACACCCAGCTTTTGCCTGCCCTCCGACTCGGTGGGGCAGCGGTGATCATGCCCACGCTCAACCTCGACGAGTTGGTGGCCACCCTGACCGCCGAGCGTATCTCCGTGATGGTCACCGTCCCGGCGATCTACGCGCTGTTGCTGCGGCACAAGGACTTCGCCGCAGCCGACGTATCCGGTGTCCGCTGGGTCGGCTACGGCGGCGCGCCCATCGCGCCGACACTCGTCCGGTCAGTGAAGAAAGCGTTCCCCCAGGCCGCGGTGTCAAATGGCTACGGCATGACCGAAACCGCATCGCTGATGACGATGCTGCCCGACGCCGAGGCCATCGAACACGCCGACTCGGTCGGCTACGCGGTGCCCTCGGTGGATCTCGGCGTCATCCCGAGCGAGACCGGTCAACTCGTCGGCGAATTGGTGACCCGGGGCGCCAACATCACTGCCGGCTACTGGAACCGGCCCCAGGCCACCTCGAGCACCATCGTGGACGGCTGGCTGCATACCGGCGACGTGGTTCGCGTCGATGACGCCGGCCGGGTGCACATCATCGACCGGCTCAAAGACATCATCAACCGCGGCGGCGAGAACATCTCCAGCGTTGAGGTCGAAGCGGCATTACTGGCTGCTCCCTCTGTCGCGGACGCCTGCGTTCTCGCGGTGCCGGATGACGTCATGGGGGAAAAGGTCGGCGCGGTGCTGTTCGGGGAGCAGGTCGATGTACCCGCGGTGCTTGAACACTGCCGCGAGCAGCTCGCGGATTACAAAGTCCCGCAGTATGTCTCGGTAGTGACGACGCCGTTGCCGCGCAATGCGGGTGGGAAACTGCTCAAAGCCAAGCTCCGCGAACAGGTTCAGTGGGGTTCGGCGTTGCGCTGA
- a CDS encoding PPE family protein, SVP subgroup codes for MSFLTAQTEELTAAAGKLQTIGAQQSAQNAAAAVPITSGMIPAAADEVSALQASLFAAYGALYQQVSAEATAMYDTFVNTLGLSAQSYAATESANSAAAALPAALTDSPLADVANIVNIGVGNWASAASNLVGLANGGLLLPVEEGAVEGAADVAGLEGAAAVGAGEAPVAAGLARSPIAAMSAPPAWAGPASLVSSASPRPSAWAAAPPPAAADTTLLPGMPGMASTGRSSSGFGAPRYGVKPIVMARPASI; via the coding sequence ATGTCTTTCCTGACCGCACAGACCGAAGAATTGACCGCCGCCGCGGGCAAGCTGCAAACCATCGGCGCCCAGCAGAGCGCCCAGAACGCCGCCGCCGCGGTTCCAATTACCTCCGGCATGATTCCCGCTGCCGCAGATGAGGTTTCGGCGCTGCAGGCATCCCTGTTCGCTGCGTACGGCGCGCTGTACCAACAGGTCAGCGCGGAAGCGACGGCCATGTACGACACGTTCGTCAATACCCTCGGACTCAGTGCCCAGAGTTATGCCGCCACCGAGTCGGCCAATTCGGCTGCCGCGGCACTACCCGCTGCGCTGACGGATTCCCCGTTGGCGGATGTGGCCAACATCGTCAACATCGGCGTCGGCAACTGGGCCTCGGCGGCGTCGAATCTGGTGGGGTTGGCCAACGGCGGCCTGTTGCTGCCTGTCGAAGAGGGCGCGGTGGAGGGCGCGGCCGATGTCGCGGGTCTGGAAGGAGCGGCGGCGGTTGGCGCCGGGGAGGCACCCGTTGCGGCAGGGCTCGCCCGATCGCCGATCGCCGCGATGTCGGCGCCGCCGGCCTGGGCCGGCCCGGCCTCCCTGGTGTCCAGTGCTTCGCCGCGACCGTCGGCTTGGGCAGCGGCGCCGCCGCCGGCCGCGGCGGATACGACGCTGCTGCCCGGCATGCCGGGAATGGCGTCAACGGGCCGCAGCAGCAGTGGATTCGGGGCGCCGCGCTACGGCGTGAAACCCATCGTCATGGCCCGCCCGGCGAGCATCTGA